In Chitinophaga sp. HK235, a single window of DNA contains:
- the argB gene encoding acetylglutamate kinase, whose amino-acid sequence MIDLFIIKVGGNVIDNPVLLQAFLEKFAAIPGKKILIHGGGKIATRIGDQLGIQSNYVDGRRITDAATIDVVTMVYGGLVNKQLVAKLQASHCNAIGLTGADANIIPATKRPVKEIDYGFVGDVKPEMLQVAPLKALLEAGVTPVFAPLTHDGKGQILNTNADTIAASLAIALSASYQVRLIYCFEKKGVLRDPSDDNAVIHLINKEIYQQLLEEKILTDGILPKLQNAFSAIENGVKEVLIGHADDVLSNTTDTVAGTLIC is encoded by the coding sequence ATGATTGATCTGTTTATTATAAAAGTAGGCGGAAACGTTATCGACAATCCGGTATTGTTGCAGGCTTTCCTGGAAAAGTTTGCAGCAATACCCGGTAAAAAGATACTGATACATGGTGGCGGTAAAATCGCCACCCGTATCGGCGATCAGCTGGGTATACAGTCTAATTATGTAGATGGCAGACGTATCACAGATGCGGCCACTATCGATGTAGTAACGATGGTATACGGAGGTCTGGTAAACAAGCAGCTGGTAGCCAAACTGCAGGCCTCCCACTGTAATGCCATCGGCCTCACCGGCGCTGATGCCAATATCATCCCTGCCACCAAAAGGCCTGTAAAGGAAATCGACTATGGTTTTGTAGGTGATGTAAAACCGGAAATGCTGCAGGTCGCTCCGCTGAAAGCGTTGCTGGAAGCAGGCGTTACGCCGGTGTTTGCACCACTCACCCATGATGGCAAAGGGCAGATACTCAACACTAATGCAGATACTATTGCCGCCTCTCTGGCTATTGCATTGTCTGCCAGCTATCAGGTAAGACTGATCTACTGCTTCGAAAAGAAAGGTGTATTACGCGATCCTTCTGATGATAATGCAGTGATCCATCTCATCAACAAAGAAATTTATCAGCAACTGCTGGAAGAAAAAATACTCACAGACGGCATACTGCCCAAGTTGCAAAACGCCTTCTCCGCCATCGAAAATGGTGTGAAAGAAGTGCTGATAGGACACGCAGACGACGTGCTGAGCAACACAACCGATACGGTGGCAGGCACCTTAATATGCTAA